The following proteins are encoded in a genomic region of Zea mays cultivar B73 chromosome 9, Zm-B73-REFERENCE-NAM-5.0, whole genome shotgun sequence:
- the LOC103639796 gene encoding WRKY transcription factor 72A: MFRGQQQSGSHEEQLTSEIRNDDRILDANLFKSSHKSSSRKEASSPCLREKSEMDEASNQTSTNLKAHNKVDKDNLASTRAEMGEVREENKRLKTMLSRIVEDYRSLQLQFHDVLQKGEPMEKKLADHRPSTITPPTGIEESEFVSLSLGTGTGTHKKEEKSVIISAAEGKWREDYLMMGVKEEEGLSLGLSSSARKDDDGAANNTGKVQPDVTTLSPEASSEDAKDDDTTEAADRQWLPSNTQKKSRNVGATEPEDDDDVGPLLPQTKKTRVSVRARCDAPTMNDGCQWRKYGQKVAKGNPCPRAYYRCTVAAGCPVRKQVQRCADDTSILITTYEGTHNHLLSASATAMASTTSAAASMLTSGSSSTSLGFFPAASPAAAHDASRHFFLPTGGAASVTSTPSYPTITLDLTSPAAATSQAFSLSNSRFSSGFGGPGGARYHHRPTSFSFSNSGPSALSAAAWPAATGGAGYLSYGSPAAASLFNGGGGAALMSSTNGRQGRQGGEVPALYQPQQKAAAASESAPAGVLTDTIAKVITSDPGFQTVLAAAITSYVGTQGGNKSSPSAGGEEGGSQLQLGLKWGQHLGLGPSPSSAGAACSSSALLARSSSTTAAAEQGSSGHRSSFLQPSLGLAGSHSASASPVENREH; encoded by the exons ATGTTTAGGGGGCAGCAGCAGTCTGGAAGCCACGAGGAGCAGTTAACAAGCGAG ATCAGAAATGATGACCGTATCCTGGATGCCAATTTGTTTAAGTCCTCACACAAATCAAGTTCAAGAAAAGAG GCAAGCTCCCCTTGCCTAAGGGAAAAGTCCGAAATGGACGAAGCATCAAATCAAACCTCAACTAATTTGAAGGCTCATAACAAG GTCGACAAAGATAACCTTGCATCCACAAGGGCAGAGATGGGTGAGGTAAGAGAAGAGAACAAGAGGCTAAAGACAATGCTGTCACGCATCGTAGAGGACTACCGGTCTCTCCAATTACAGTTCCACGACGTTCTTCAAAAAGGAGAACCCATGGAGAAGAAGCTTGCTGACCACCGGCCCTCGACCATCACGCCACCCACCGGCATCGAGGAGTCCGAATTCGTCTCGCTGAGCCTCGGCACGGGCACAGGCACGCACAAGAAGGAAGAGAAGAGCGTCATCATCAGTGCTGCCGAAGGAAAATGGAGGGAAGACTACTTGATGATGGGTGTTaaagaagaagaaggcctgtcactCGGACTGTCATCATCAGCCCGCAAAGATGACGATGGCGCGGCTAATAACACTGGAAAGGTCCAGCCCGATGTGACGACCTTGAGCCCTGAAGCTAGCTCCGAGGACGCCAAGGACGACGACACCACGGAGGCAGCAGACCGGCAATGGCTGCCAAGCAACACGCAGAAGAAGTCGAGGAACGTCGGCGCCACGGAAcctgaggatgacgacgacgtagGCCCACTGCTGCCACAGACCAAGAAGACAAGGGTGTCCGTAAGGGCAAGGTGTGATGCACCAACG ATGAACGACGGATGCCAATGGAGAAAGTACGGGCAGAAGGTAGCCAAGGGGAACCCGTGCCCCCGCGCCTACTACCGGTGTACAGTGGCAGCAGGATGCCCCGTCAGAAAACAG GTGCAGAGGTGCGCGGACGACACGTCGATCCTGATCACCACGTACGAGGGCACGCACAACCACCTGCTGTCCGCCTCCGCCACCGCGATGGCCTCCACCACCTCCGCCGCAGCGTCCATGCTCACCTCgggctcctcctccacctccctcGGCTTCTTCCCCGCCGCCTCGCCGGCGGCGGCGCACGACGCCTCCAGACACTTCTTCCTCCCGACCGGCGGCGCCGCGTCCGTCACCTCCACGCCGTCCTACCCGACcatcacgctcgacctcacctcgCCGGCGGCGGCCACCTCGCAGGCGTTCTCTCTGAGCAACAGCAGGTTCTCGTCGGGCTTCGGTGGTCCCGGCGGCGCTAGGTACCATCATCGTCCCACGAGCTTCTCCTTCTCCAACTCCGGGCCCAGCGCGCTGTCCGCCGCTGCATGGCCGGCGGCGACCGGTGGTGCTGGGTACCTGAGCTACGGGTCACCAGCTGCTGCGTCCTTGTTCAACGGTGGCGGTGGCGCTGCACTGATGAGCAGCACCAACGGGAGGCAAGGGCGACAAGGCGGGGAAGTCCCCGCGCTCTACCAGCCGCAGCAGAAGGCGGCAGCGGCGAGCGAGAGCGCACCGGCGGGCGTACTCACCGACACGATAGCCAAGGTGATCACGTCGGACCCGGGCTTCCAGACGGTGCTGGCGGCCGCCATCACGTCGTACGTCGGCACGCAGGGCGGTAACAAATCGTCGCCGTCGGCGGGAGGAGAAGAGGGCGGGAGCCAGCTGCAGCTGGGGCTCAAGTGGGGGCAGCACCTCGGCCTGGGCCCGTCGCCGTCGAGCGCCGGCGCGGCGTGCTCCTCATCGGCGCTGCTGGCACGGTCATCGTCGACGACCGCAGCAGCGGAGCAGGGTTCCAGTGGGCATCGGTCGTCGTTCCTGCAGCCGTCGCTGGGCTTGGCAGGCTCTCACAGCGCCTCCGCCTCTCCTGTGGAAAACCGGGAGCACTGA